A region of Actinomycetes bacterium DNA encodes the following proteins:
- the amaP gene encoding alkaline shock response membrane anchor protein AmaP — MNIFNKVVVVILLLAIAFLSLLSIVNEFIGYFKWSDIALRLFNPNMGVNPFISSLALLFIFALSIFLLLMEFYRRRSKIATVYKVKDGNAMITLESVAQQIKSSGKTLEGVEDLRVRITPRSKGIIIDMMVDLNQNANIPEKMQQIITEARDIANNKLGIRILKTNLTIVNLKEGSSQVQPKEEEEKPEEGDLQQQDQQPPMQ; from the coding sequence ATGAATATTTTTAACAAAGTGGTGGTAGTAATATTGCTGCTGGCTATTGCCTTTTTATCACTGCTTTCCATAGTCAATGAATTTATAGGCTATTTTAAATGGTCGGATATAGCCTTAAGGCTGTTTAATCCCAATATGGGGGTAAATCCCTTTATTTCTTCATTGGCGCTGTTATTTATTTTTGCTTTAAGCATATTCCTGCTTTTAATGGAGTTTTACCGGAGACGGTCCAAGATAGCTACTGTCTACAAGGTCAAGGATGGCAATGCCATGATAACTCTTGAATCAGTAGCCCAGCAGATTAAATCATCTGGGAAAACGTTGGAAGGTGTAGAGGACTTAAGGGTAAGGATTACTCCCAGGTCCAAGGGCATTATTATTGATATGATGGTAGACTTAAACCAGAATGCAAATATTCCCGAAAAGATGCAGCAGATTATTACTGAAGCCAGGGATATTGCCAATAATAAGCTGGGGATTAGAATATTAAAAACCAATCTTACCATAGTTAATTTAAAAGAAGGCAGCAGCCAGGTTCAGCCAAAAGAAGAAGAGGAAAAACCAGAAGAAGGAGATCTCCAGCAGCAGGACCAGCAGCCTCCAATGCAATAA
- a CDS encoding diacylglycerol kinase family lipid kinase produces MLDKQKQTLVILNPASARKTTILAKPEIESCLSKQGIDYHLHVSTSAEDIMNTVNKFRDRYKNFISVGGDGTAHYIANSLAGTDKNLGIIPMGSGNDISSYFNIPHNIEECCRIIKKGNTTRIDLGLINNQYYYMGVAGSGFDSEVTDLANNTRLPFKGPFKYTYAVYNILITFRSREFKLAYNSQQRALHSMMIAVANLPSYGGGMKVAPDTDPTDGKLDVCIIKRMSKIHFIKVFPTVFEGKHIYDPFVEMLQTGNIKIDCPRYRFSVFADGEYICKLPAEFDLVPGALNLIVPPST; encoded by the coding sequence ATGCTGGATAAACAAAAACAAACTCTAGTAATATTAAATCCTGCTTCTGCCAGGAAAACCACCATACTGGCAAAACCTGAGATAGAATCCTGCCTGTCCAAACAAGGTATTGATTACCACCTCCATGTGAGTACCAGCGCTGAGGATATTATGAATACTGTAAATAAATTTAGAGACAGGTACAAAAACTTTATTTCAGTTGGTGGAGACGGTACAGCCCATTATATTGCCAATTCCCTGGCAGGAACCGATAAAAACCTGGGGATAATACCCATGGGAAGCGGCAATGATATTTCCTCTTATTTTAATATTCCCCACAATATTGAGGAATGCTGCCGGATTATAAAAAAGGGCAATACCACCAGGATAGATCTGGGCCTTATAAACAACCAGTACTATTATATGGGAGTGGCTGGCTCAGGATTTGATTCTGAAGTCACCGACCTGGCCAATAACACCCGGCTTCCCTTTAAAGGCCCCTTCAAGTATACCTATGCTGTATACAACATATTAATTACTTTCAGGTCCAGGGAATTTAAACTTGCCTATAACAGCCAGCAGAGAGCACTTCACTCCATGATGATAGCGGTAGCCAATCTGCCCAGCTATGGAGGAGGAATGAAAGTGGCTCCAGATACTGATCCCACTGACGGAAAGCTGGATGTGTGCATTATTAAAAGAATGAGTAAAATACATTTTATTAAAGTATTTCCTACCGTTTTTGAAGGAAAACACATCTATGACCCCTTTGTAGAAATGCTTCAGACTGGAAATATTAAGATTGATTGTCCCCGGTACAGATTCAGTGTGTTTGCCGATGGGGAATACATCTGTAAACTCCCGGCAGAATTTGACCTGGTTCCCGGAGCTTTAAACCTGATAGTTCCCCCTAGTACCTAA